Part of the Aquimarina sp. MAR_2010_214 genome is shown below.
AATATGCAAGGGTATTGCTATTAATGGTTTTTCAGTATCCGTTTCAAAATGATGTGGGCACATTGGTTCTAATATACATACCGAACCCGGTTCTAAATCTGTTACTATATTTCTGTTTTCTATTCCCACAATACTTTTTCCTACCCCTTCTACGATTAGAACAACCCGAAAGGTTGAATGAATATGATGCTCTTGTTCTTTGCTAAAAGGAGGCATCTTAAGGTATTGTAATGTAGGGTCTCCTAACCTTATAGGAGGAAACAATTGTTTCGTAGAACATCCATTAACATAAGGTAGCGTAGTAACTCCTTCTAAAGAAAAACTAGCATTAGGGTGCATATACCCTCTGATTACAGTTGCTAAATATTTTGAATTTATTGTACAAGGTCCTTTCTGTACTTTTACCTCTTTTAACTCACTATCAAAATAATAAACACAATCTCCCTTTTCTACTTTTATTTTTTGCAACCCTATATAGGAAGTAAAAAAATAAAGCTGATTTAGATCACTCTCAAATATTTCTTGATTTTTTACATGAAAATAATGTGCTCCAAATATTTCGTTCGTCATAGTTTTAAATAAACATAATGTTATTAGGATTAATTCTTTGAGTTTTGATTCGAAACTAAAAAAGTAAGTTTGAATTAAAATACTTCTCGCTGACCTAACCGATTCCTAGATAATTAATCTATGGGAATTATATATAAGATATAAGTTCAAAACTAAACATTTAATTAAATTACTACTATATTATATGCTAAATTTTGTATTCTTTATACTTTAGATAAGTTAATCATAGTAGTCTACTTTCTTTCATTTTTTTCTATGTAATTTTGAAACGACTATAAGAGCACGATTGTAAATCCTAATAATACATAAATTGTCACAAAAAAAGTCTAGAATCCTTAAACTAGCACTATTTGCTACAGGACTGTCTGGGATTGTTGCAGAATATATCCTATCAACCTTAGCTACTTATTTCCTTGGAGATTCTGTGTTTCAATGGACGATGATACTTTCGATCATGTTATTTTCTATGGGAGTAGGAAGTAGATTGAGTACATTTTTTACCACTAAAATTTTAGAAAAATTCCTAATTGCAGAACTTTTATTATCATTACTCACTTCTACAGCTGCTCTCACTACTTATTTCTTAATGGGAATGACAGAAAACATAGGAGTGGTTATATATAGTTTTAGTATTGCTATTGGATTATTAATTGGTGTGGAGATTCCATTAGTAACTCGTATCAATGAAGAAAATGAAGAATTAAGAACCAATATTGCCGGTGTAATGGAGAATGATTACTATGGTAGCCTTATTGGTGGGTTATTTTTTGTCTTTGTAGGACTCCCTTTTTTGGGGTTAACTCATACTCCTTTTATCCTTGGAGGAATTAATTTCCTAGTAGCGATTGCTCTTTTTGTAAGACTCAACAAATATGTGGATACCTCTTACAAATTATCCTTTAACATTGCAATTCCTGTTATATTATGTACCATTTTGTTTTTAAGTTATAACGCAGATGAAATCGTATTGTACGGTGAACAAGAAAGATATAACGACAAGGTAGTATTCTCTAAACAAACACGTTATCAAAAAATAACAATTACGCAATGGAAAGAACATTATTGGTTATATTTAAACTCAAGCAAACAACTTTGTACTTTTGATGAATTTTTATATCATGAACCTTTAGTACATCCGGTAATGAAACTTACTAAAGACCCTCGTAACGTGTTAATTCTTGGAGCTGGAGATGGTTGTGCTATCAGAGAAGTCTTAAAATATAAAAACGTACAACAAATCACACTAGTCGATATTGATCCTGAAATGACAAAAATTGGAAAATCCAATGAGATTTTCACAACGATGAATGATAGTGCATATTATGATCCCAAAGTAAAGGTAATTAATCAAGATGCATTTCAGTTTTTAGAAAATACTTCTGCATTCTACGATGTCATGATTCTGGATTTCCCAGACCCTAAAAGCATTGATCTAAACAGGGTATACACCAAGGAATTTTATCGGCTTTGC
Proteins encoded:
- a CDS encoding AraC family ligand binding domain-containing protein, with amino-acid sequence MTNEIFGAHYFHVKNQEIFESDLNQLYFFTSYIGLQKIKVEKGDCVYYFDSELKEVKVQKGPCTINSKYLATVIRGYMHPNASFSLEGVTTLPYVNGCSTKQLFPPIRLGDPTLQYLKMPPFSKEQEHHIHSTFRVVLIVEGVGKSIVGIENRNIVTDLEPGSVCILEPMCPHHFETDTEKPLIAIPLHIYSSVGALEKNHPMFNGTVMI
- a CDS encoding polyamine aminopropyltransferase, coding for MSQKKSRILKLALFATGLSGIVAEYILSTLATYFLGDSVFQWTMILSIMLFSMGVGSRLSTFFTTKILEKFLIAELLLSLLTSTAALTTYFLMGMTENIGVVIYSFSIAIGLLIGVEIPLVTRINEENEELRTNIAGVMENDYYGSLIGGLFFVFVGLPFLGLTHTPFILGGINFLVAIALFVRLNKYVDTSYKLSFNIAIPVILCTILFLSYNADEIVLYGEQERYNDKVVFSKQTRYQKITITQWKEHYWLYLNSSKQLCTFDEFLYHEPLVHPVMKLTKDPRNVLILGAGDGCAIREVLKYKNVQQITLVDIDPEMTKIGKSNEIFTTMNDSAYYDPKVKVINQDAFQFLENTSAFYDVMILDFPDPKSIDLNRVYTKEFYRLCHRRLRPFGHIITQAVSPYYTTKAFRSIEKTIGDSGFNALPIRNHVYSFGEWGWVIGSKHESKSKLKERLLDMTFDDIEVEWITNESMNLMTSFGKDLIKIDSVEVNTVRNPVLYKYYLDGTWAKFL